The genomic stretch AGTAAAAATTTTGAACTTCATACTCCTAACTCAAATGATATTCAAGTATATAACACAAATTTTGAAGGAAATGGTTTTAAATATTTATTAAAAGCTATGTTAAGTATGTTGTCTAATAATAATATTAGATCTATGGGGGTTTTTGAGGATGAATCAATTAAAATTGTTGAAATTTTAGAACAAGTTAGCAATGAAATATATTAATATTTTTTGCAATGTTTTTAATCATGATTTTTAGTAATGTCCTTGAATTTCATATTAAATTTATTATAGTTTAATCTATTATTTAGTAATAATAAAATGTTATGAATTTTATCTATTAAAACTAAAAAGTTATTTGTTTTTAAAACTTGAAAAATATTTGTATTTTTATTTAAGAAAATTAACCGAAAAGTTTGTATTTAAATTTCAGTGGTTAATGGGTGTTGGAGGAAAATAATATGTATTATATAAATGAAAATGTTAAAAATTTATTTAGAATTTTTGATCAAAACTCCCGTGAAGGGTATCTTCGTATGGATTTAAACGAAAATCCAGTTGGATTATCTCAGGATTTTATTGATGAAGTACTTTCTAAAGTTACTCCTGAATTTGTAGCAAAATATCCTGAGCAATTAGAGTTCACTACGAAATTAGCCAAATTTATTGGTGTTGAAGTTGAAAATATTTGTCTTGTAAATGGTTCTGCAGAAGGGATTCGGTATGTTATACAAGCATATAGTCGGCCAGGAGGTAAAATATTGTCTGTTAGTCCGTCATACGCGATGTATGATGTATATTGTGAAATGTATGGTCGTGAAAGCGTACATGTCTGTTATGATGAAAATTTGGAAATGAATGTAAATAATATTGTTGATTCAATTAATGATGATATTGATTTAGTAATCATTTTAAATCCAAATAATCCTGTAGGGGATGTATATAATTATGAAGATGTGGATAAAATATTAACTGCTTGTAAAAAACATGAATGCACTTTATTAATAGATGAAGCTTACTTTTACTTTTATCCGAACTCATTTCTAAATTATGCTTTAGAAAATGAGCATGTATTACTAACAAGGACTTTTTCTAAAGTATTTTCTCTTGCTGGAGCACGTTTGGGATATGTTGTAGGCCAAAAAAAAGATATTGAAATCGTTCAAAAATTATGTACTCCTCATAATGTCAATGCTTTTGGAATGGCGTTTGCTGAAGCAATTATTGAAAAAGAGGGTATGCTTGATCAACTCGTTGAAAAACAATTAAATGGTAAAAAGTATTTAATTGATAATTTACGAGAAAAAGGATATACTGTAAGTGCTAAAGAGGGTAATTTTGTTTTCATTAAACCAAAACATCTCGATGCTACTTGTATTGTAAAAAAAATGAAAGAAGATAAAAAAATTTTAATTAAGGTTTATAAAAATGTCCCTAATTTAGGTGATTGTTTACGAGTCTCTACTGGTGAAATTGAAATGATGGATAAATTCATTGATGCTTTAGAAGATATTGATTTATAGTTTGTAGGAGCACATAATCCTAACAAATTGTTAATATCTTTTTCCTAATGGATTTATTTAAGTTATCTGAAATTTAAACTGTAAATTTAATTATTAATCTATCCTATTATTTTAATGAATTTAAAGTAAAATAGAAAAAGTAAAATTTATGAAAATTTTTTTGCAAAATCAAATTGGATTTCACCAAAATCCATTACATTATTAAAAAACTAATAAATTCTAATATACTCGGTTAGTTAACTTTTTGACAGATGATGAAAAATTCTTTAAAATTAATATAATTCAATAAAAAAACTTTTTATTTTTGTATATTTTAGGAATTAATCACATTCTAAATTAAAATAATATATTAACTGAATTTATTTGATACTATTTTTTTTTAAGAATGGGTGTTCGCCAAAATTGATTTTTTGATTTTTTGTCAAAATTTTTGACTTAATTTTTCTTATTTTTAATGAATTCAATTTATATTTTTTCTAATTTTATTTTATCAATTAATTATTTAGTTATTTAATAATTAATTTAATTTATGAATGTTTTATTTAATTTAGAGTATTTTTATAATAGTTTAGTTTATATACTTAATTGTACATAGTTTGTATTAGGTATTAGTTATTTTGGTGTTGTTATTTATGGTTAAAAGAAATTTTGCAAAGGAACAGAGTAAATTGGGCATCAGGACTTTAGGTTATGATGTTCCTGGAAATCATATTTCTCGTTTTGTGGCGGATTTTATTGAAGAAGTTTTTCCAATTTTGAATATTAAAGAACCCAAGAAAAAGAAAGGAAGAGACTCTTTACCTATTGTTTCTATGT from uncultured Methanobrevibacter sp. encodes the following:
- a CDS encoding histidinol-phosphate transaminase gives rise to the protein MYYINENVKNLFRIFDQNSREGYLRMDLNENPVGLSQDFIDEVLSKVTPEFVAKYPEQLEFTTKLAKFIGVEVENICLVNGSAEGIRYVIQAYSRPGGKILSVSPSYAMYDVYCEMYGRESVHVCYDENLEMNVNNIVDSINDDIDLVIILNPNNPVGDVYNYEDVDKILTACKKHECTLLIDEAYFYFYPNSFLNYALENEHVLLTRTFSKVFSLAGARLGYVVGQKKDIEIVQKLCTPHNVNAFGMAFAEAIIEKEGMLDQLVEKQLNGKKYLIDNLREKGYTVSAKEGNFVFIKPKHLDATCIVKKMKEDKKILIKVYKNVPNLGDCLRVSTGEIEMMDKFIDALEDIDL